Proteins encoded in a region of the Tripterygium wilfordii isolate XIE 37 chromosome 21, ASM1340144v1, whole genome shotgun sequence genome:
- the LOC119987924 gene encoding cyclic nucleotide-gated ion channel 4-like — translation MATHHEQEISGASHVQYFTDSDEDDSELEGVDELVDEEEKEKYDKHKGAVRFTCRPWMGRVLDPRAKWIQEWNRVFLLVCTTGLFVDPLFFHSLSISESGMCLFVDGWLAITVTVLRCVTDALHLWDMWLQFKMGKMSSGGTIGGVVDEGSRSPRKAALRYLKAKRGFLLDLFVILPIPQIVLWVVVPSLMEKGSITMVMTMMLITFLLQFLPKIYHTVCLLRRSQNAAAHVFGTVWWGLALNLIAYFVASHAAGACWYLLGIQRCTKCLREQCKATQGCWLKLLTCKEPVYYGTTNMLADRSRSSWAENKIARSTCLETDQNYDYGAYAWTVQLVTNENRFEKVLFPIFWGLMTLSTFGNLVSTTEWSEGLFNIIVLTTGLLLVTMLIGNIKVFLQATTSKKQAMQLRMRNIEWWMRKRELPHGFRQRVRNYERQRWAAMRGVDESEMVGNLPEGLRRDIKYHLCLDLVRQVPLFQHMDDLVLENICDRVKSFIFTKGETITREGDPVQRMLFVVRGHLQSSQILRDGVKSCCMLGPGNFSGDELLSWCLRRPFIERLPPSTSTLVTLETTEAFGLEAEDVKYVTQHFRYTFLNEKVKRSARYYSPGWRTWAAVAIQLAWRRYKHRLTLTSLSFIRPRRPHSRSSSMGEDRVRLYTAMLTSPKPNQDDFDF, via the exons atggctaCTCATCATGAGCAAGAAATCTCTGGTGCAAGCCACGTGCAATACTTCACTGACTCAGACGAGGATGACAGCGAACTAGAAGGAGTAGACGAATTAgtagatgaagaagagaaagaaaagtacGACAAACACAAGGGCGCCGTGCGTTTCACGTGCCGTCCTTGGATGGGTCGGGTTTTGGACCCGAGAGCGAAATGGATTCAAGAATGGAACAGAGTTTTTCTGTTAGTGTGCACGACGGGTCTCTTTGTGGACCCTCTCTTCTTCCACTCGCTCTCCATCAGTGAGTCCGGGATGTGCCTGTTCGTCGACGGTTGGTTAGCCATCACCGTCACGGTTCTGCGGTGTGTGACGGACGCATTACACTTGTGGGACATGTGGCTCCAGTTCAAGATGGGCAAGATGTCGTCGGGCGGTACCATCGGCGGCGTTGTTGATGAAGGGTCTCGGAGTCCTCGTAAGGCGGCGCTACGATACTTGAAGGCCAAAAGAGGATTCTTGCTTGATCTCTTTGTTATCCTACCTATCCCCCAG ATAGTGTTGTGGGTGGTGGTTCCTTCACTAATGGAGAAAGGATCAATAACAATGGTGATGACAATGATGTTAATCACATTTCTGCTGCAATTCCTTCCAAAGATCTACCACACAGTCTGCCTCCTTCGTCGATCGCAAAATGCAGCTGCTCATGTTTTTGGTACTGTTTGGTGGGGATTAGCTCTCAATCTCATTGCCTATTTTGTTGCATCTCAT GCAGCAGGAGCATGCTGGTATTTGTTAGGGATACAGAGATGTACAAAATGCTTAAGAGAGCAATGCAAAGCAACACAAGGATGTTGGCTGAAATTATTGACTTGTAAAGAGCCTGTTTATTATGGGACAACAAACATGTTGGCAGACAGAAGCAGATCTTCATGGGCAGAGAACAAGATTGCGAGGTCTACTTGTCTTGAAACTGACCAAAACTATGACTATGGTGCTTATGCTTGGACTGTTCAACTTGTCACTAATGAAAATCGCTTCGAGAAAGTATTGTTTCCCATCTTTTGGGGCCTAATGACTCTGAG TACTTTTGGGAATCTGGTGAGCACAACAGAATGGTCAGAAGGGCTATTCAACATCATTGTTCTAACAACTGGACTTCTTCTAGTCACAATGTTGATTGGAAATATTAAG GTGTTCTTACAAGCAACAACATCAAagaagcaagcaatgcaattgAGGATGAGGAATATAGAGTGGTGGATGAGGAAGAGGGAATTGCCTCACGGATTCAGGCAGCGGGTTCGCAACTATGAACGACAACGTTGGGCAGCAATGCGTGGCGTCGATGAGAGTGAGATGGTAGGAAACCTCCCTGAAGGCCTCAGGAGGGACATCAAGTATCATCTTTGCCTAGACTTAGTCAGACAG GTTCCTCTGTTCCAACACATGGATGATCTGGTTCTTGAAAACATCTGCGACCGCGTAAAGTCCTTCATATTCACGAAGGGAGAAACA ATAACAAGAGAGGGAGACCCAGTTCAGAGAATGTTATTTGTAGTGAGGGGGCATCTTCAGAGCAGCCAAATTCTCCGAGACGGTGTGAAGAGTTGCTGCATGTTAGGCCCTGGAAATTTCAGTGGCGACGAGCTCTTGTCATGGTGTTTAAGACGACCATTCATAGAGCGATTGCCGCCATCTACGTCGACACTAGTCACGCTTGAAACGACCGAGGCATTTGGACTAGAAGCTGAAGATGTCAAGTATGTGACACAACATTTTAGGTACACATTTTTGAATGAGAAGGTTAAGAGAAGTGCTAGATATTATTCACCAGGATGGAGGACTTGGGCTGCTGTGGCAATTCAGTTGGCTTGGAGGAGGTACAAGCATCGGTTAACGCTTACTTCTCTGTCGTTTATCAGGCCGAGGAGACCACACTCAAGGAGTTCTTCAATGGGGGAGGACAGAGTCAGGCTCTATACAGCTATGTTAACCTCACCAAAG